The Eublepharis macularius isolate TG4126 chromosome 11, MPM_Emac_v1.0, whole genome shotgun sequence genome includes a region encoding these proteins:
- the PEX1 gene encoding peroxisomal ATPase PEX1, which yields MWGVGGPGIAAVSVSLSGARDCFLHLPPSLASRLRLQQGQAVKAFWGHQPVFLGWIEIRHCGQHGGNTVEINRQLAEKLGITDRQQIFLEPCSSVLSCQQVEVEPLSADDWEILELHASSLESRLLDQIRIVFPKAIFPVWVEQHTCIYIQIVALRPASLYGRLESRTELSIRPKVRKHEESPTMLPSTKSEILWDNASKTKLDNKEEMKEPCAKETNLNMEVQDLKPNAKASFNSNVLPNIWNLIENIFSYTSDKNPETSDGIDELNAVKGNLLNLIHMDSIFRVCQTLPPSVQSTLTTCAFQKHNAVHVFPWSLDFTVLEANTKVSYGKLSKLLSPRQRYQESKRNLTSKKEKQVTNIEGQKQFNSNENKKSHESCVVQIIWNGFEELKDAVMFNNNVEKLHVGRVWIPDGLRKKLHIEMHTAVRITSLNSDPKIPASLKLFPKSPLNKDIHEDDIKNAFNIWLEDYSTTVLPLIIEDKSEIQLALKDSMEDFVLSIITTPDTEEDKSTNTFFLSPSLLQKANIQVMIHPVTSVTNGGSAESSCDQLLPWMSLNCLGGIDKLGLSSFKHISHSLLGRPLSRKLATVSVGLRSGGVLITGAKGSGKSTLAKALCREAFDRLDAHVEVIDCKALRGKRLENIRKKLEEAFLEAVWRQPSVILLDDLDHMVGVPLTPEQENSPEAVQGTRLAHVLKDVIKDAISNCSLITLIATSLSEQLLHSSIISAQGIHIFQCFQHIQAPNQGQRCEILNSIMKNKLNSNLDRLCDLDLHQIAKETEGFVARDLTMLVDRAIHSFVSSSRPCKKEDLILSTSDFQKALKGFTPTSLRNVNFHKPQDFGWDRIGGLKEIQQILMDTIQLPAKYPELFANLPIRHRTGILLYGAPGTGKTLLAGVVARESGMNFISIKGPELLSKYIGASEQAVRDVFNRAQAAKPCILFFDEFDSLAPRRGHDNTGVTDRVVNQLLTQLDGVESLEGVYVLAATSRPDLIDPALLRPGRLDKCLYCPPPDQTSRFEILKALSQSLPLAHDVDFHHLAAKTEYFTGADLKALLYNAQLEAVHASLGSALPHDIGSSSDSDLSLSSMVFLNQSSGSDDSAGDGEGGMEQSLVSLEMSELLPEDPRSNIYRLYFGSSYESELGNGTPSEMSSQCFSGPNSINQDLTSLSLKDLVSSHPLVLRTALQEGYQELNQEQIEQLRAEISAIKANYRNKNGEEVTPSQSGSIKNTLSITQSHLISALGNTKPSISQDDWNHFAELYDHFQNPKRKGPTGATFTPGQKVTLA from the exons ggTCAGGCTGTGAAAGCTTTCTGGGGACATCAGCCTGTATTCTTAGGCTGGATAGAAATCAGACACTGTGGTCAGCATGGTGGAAACACTGTGGAAATAAACAGACAACTAGCAGAGAAACTTGGCATCACAGACAGACAACAG ATATTTCTCGAGCCATGTTCCTCAGTGTTGTCCTGTCAGCAAGTAGAAGTTGAACCACTTTCAGCAGATGATTGGGAGATCCTG GAGCTGCATGCTTCTTCTCTTGAAAGCCGACTTCTTGATCAAATTCGAATCGTGTTTCCCAAAGCTATCTTCCCAGTTTGGGTTGAACAACACACCTGTATTTATATCCAAATTG TTGCTCTAAGACCAGCTTCTCTTTATGGGAGACTTGAATCACGTACAGAGCTCTCCATACGGCCAAAAGTACGCAAACATGAAGAAAGCCCCACCATGTTGCCTTCTACCAAAAGTGAAATTTTATGGGATAATGCTTCTAAAACCAAACTGGATAACAAAGAAGAAATGAAGGAACCGTGTGCCAAAGAAACTAATTTAAATATGGAAGTCCAAGATCTTAAGCCAAACGCAAAAGCATCATTCAATTCAAATGTGCTGCCAAACATATGGAATTTAATAGAAAACATTTTCTCGTACACGTCTGACAAGAATCCTGAAACTTCTGATGGTATTGATGAATTGAATGCTGTCAAAGGGAACCTGTTGAACTTGATTCACATGGATTCCATTTTCAGAGTATGCCAAACTCTGCCCCCTAGTGTGCAAAGTACTTTGACCACATGTGCTTTTCAGAAACACAATGCAGTTCATGTTTTCCCATGGAGTCTAGACTTCACTGTTTTAGAAGCCAATACTAAAGTATCTTATGGAAAACTTAGTAAACTTCTCTCCCCAAGACAAAGGTATCAGGAATCAAAACGAAATTTaacatcaaagaaagaaaagcaggtCACCAACATAGAAGGCCAAAAGCAGTTCAAttccaatgaaaataaaaaatctcaTGAGAGCTGTGTGGTACAAATAATATGGAATGGATTTGAAGAGCTAAAGGATGCTGTCATGTTTAATAACAACGTGGAGAAATTACATGTTGGAAGAGTTTGG ATACCAGATGGCTTGAGAAAGAAACTACATATAGAAATGCACACAGCTGTTAGAATCACTTCACTGAATTCAGACCCTAAAATTCCAGCATCTCTGAAATTGTTTCCCAAGAGCCCTCTA aATAAAGATATCCATGAAGATGACATTAAAAATGCCTTTAATATATGGCTGGAGGATTACAGTACGACCGTGCTTCCCTTGATAATAGAAGATAAAAGTGAAATACAGTTAGCTCTTAAAGATA GCATGGAAGATTTTGTCCTCAGTATAATCACTACACCAGATACCGAAGAAGATAAATCAACAAATACGTTCTTCTTGAGTCCCAGTTTGTTGCAGAAAGCAAATATACAA GTCATGATACATCCTGTGACTTCAGTAACCAATGGCGGCAGTGCAGAATCGTCTTGTGACCAGCTTCTTCCATGGATGAGTCTGAACTGTTTAGG AGGAATAGATAAACTAGGATTATCCTCATTTAAGCATATATCGCACAGCCTTTTGGGGCGACCACTTTCTCGAAAGCTAGCCACTGTATCTGTAGGGCTGCGCAGTGGTGGTGTTCTGATTACTGGAGCAAAG GGAAGTGGCAAGTCAACTTTAGCAAAGGCCCTCTGCAGAGAAGCATTTGATAGACTGGATGCTCACGTGGAAGTAATTGACTGTAAAGCTTTAAGAG GGAAAAGATTAGAAAACATACGGAAGAAACTGGAAGAGGCTTTTCTGGAGGCAGTTTGGAGACAACCATCAGTTATTCTGTTAGATGATCTTGATCACATGGTTGGGGTTCCGCTTACACCAGAGCAGGAGAACAGTCCTGAAGCAGTGCAGGGCACTCGCCTAGCTCATG TATTGAAAGATGTGATAAAAGACGCTATTTCCAACTGCAGCTTGATTACACTAATTGCCACAAGTCTCTCTGAACAGTTGCTACATTCTTCCATAATTTCTGCCCAAGGAATTCACATATTTCAATGCTTCCAACATATCCAGGCTCCAAATCAG GGGCAAAGATGTGAAATACTTAATtccataatgaaaaataaacttaatTCCAATCTGGATAGATTGTGTGATCTTGATCTTCATCAGATTGCCAAGGAAACAGAAGGATTTGTAGCTAGAGATTTGACCATGTTAGTTGATCGTGCCATACATTCATTTGTTTCTAGTAGCAGACCTTGCAAAAAAGAAG ATCTGATTCTATCAACATCAGACTTTCAAAAAGCTTTAAAAGGTTTCACTCCAACATCTTTGAGAAATGTTAACTTTCATAAACCTCAGGACTTTGGCTGGGATAGGATTGGTGGTCTTAAGGAAATACAGCAGATATTGATGGATACTATCCAATTACCAGCAAAG TATCCAGAATTATTTGCAAATCTGCCCATACGACACAGAACAGGAATTTTATTATATGGGGCACCAGGAACAGGAAAAACGTTATTAGCAGGAGTAGTCGCACGAGAGAGTGGAATGAATTTTATCAGCATCAAG GGACCAGAACTCCTTAGCAAATACATTGGAGCAAGTGAACAAGCTGTTCGAGACGTATTTAACAG AGCACAGGCAGCCAAACCTTGCATACTATTCTTTGATGAATTTGATTCCCTTGCTCCTCGTCGAGGTCATGATAACACTGGAGTAACTGACCGAGTTGTTAATCAACTGCTGACTCAGTTAGATGGAGTAGAAAGCTTAGAAG GAGTTTATGTACTAGCAGCCACTAGTCGTCCTGATTTGATTGACCCAGCTCTTTTGAGGCCTGGTCGGCTGGATAAGTGTTTGTATTGCCCACCTCCTGATCAG ACTTCCCgatttgaaattttaaaagcactgagccagtctcttcctctggcacATGATGTCGATTTTCATCATTTGGCGGCGAAAACTGAGTATTTCACAGGAGCAGACCTAAAAGCTTTATTGTACAATGCCCAGTTAGAGGCAGTGCATGCCAGTTTGGGCTCAGCCTTGCCCCAT GACATAGGTTCTAGTTCAGACAGTGATCTTAGTCTGTCTTCAATGGTATTCTTAAACCAAAGCAGTGGGTCAGATGATTCTGCTGGAGATGGAGAAGGAGGGATGGAACAATCTCTGGTTTCCCTTGAAATGTCTGAGTTGCTTCCTGAAGATCCAAGGTCCAACATATATCGACTTTATTTTGGAAGCTCCTATGAATCAGAGCTTGGCAATGGAACTCCATCAGAAATG AGTTCTCAGTGTTTCTCTGGACCAAACTCCATAAATCAGGATTTGACCAGTCTATCTTTGAAGGATTTAGTATCGTCTCATCCCCTTGTGTTAAGAACAGCCTTACAGGAAGGTTACCAAGAACTTAATCAAGAACAAATAGAACAACTCAGGGCTGAAATCAGTGCTATCAAGGCCAACTACAGAAACAAAAATGGA GAGGAAGTCACTCCAAGTCAGTCGGGATCAATCAAGAACACTTTAAGTATTACTCAGTCTCACCTAATCTCTGCACTTGGAAACACAAAGCCATCTATTAGTCAGGACGACTGGAATCATTTCGCTGAACT CTATGACCATTTTCAGAATCCAAAGAGGAAAGGGCCCACTGGAGCAACTTTCACACCAGGACAAAAAGTGACATTGGCTTAA